Within Epilithonimonas zeae, the genomic segment GATTATAAATTGGGAATTAACACAAAGGCACAAAGCTTTCATTATAAATGGTTGTGTTTTAAGGCACAAAGTTTTTAACTTCGTTAACATTGAAAAATCTTTGATTTTTAGTGCCTTAAAACGAGTTTGAATAAATTAATCGTTGTTCCTTTGTGTTAAATTATCAATTAAAAAATAGAAAATATGGAAACCAAAGATAAAATCTCAAGACTTTCCGTAACCGAAAAAGCTTTGGAAGTTATTTGGGAACTGGAAAAAAAACACGGTGAACTAATGTTCTATCAGGCCGGTGGCTGTTGCGAAGGAACCCAGCCACAATGTTTCGAGAAAGGTGGTTATTTTCCGAGAATGAATGACGCTATGATTGGAACCATCAATGGACACGAGTTTTGGATAGACCGCGACTTATTCGAATATTGGAAGTACTCTCATTTCACTCTGGATGTTCTGGAAGGTTGGGGACCTGGTGGTTTTTCTTTGGAAACTCCTTTGGGCAAAACATTTAAAGTTCAGTATAGATTGTTTACGCCGGAAGAATTGCAGAATCTGGAACCAGTGAAGCGGAGTGAATAGTTTGCTAAAGATTTAGGAAGACACAAAGTGGCGAAATGTTGGTAGAAATATATATTTGCTATCAAAAGGTGCGAAGCACCGACATCAAAAAAATCCAGCGAATTGCTAACTAGCCCCGATGGGAACGGCATCCTTTTTTGTTTTCTGATTCTCATTTCTATCGGATTGACAAATGTTATGAAAACAAAAAAGATATAGTGGACAGCGGGATTTAGCTTCTAAAAAATTATACGATTTCAGTTTTCACAAATTTCGAGACAATCATACTGGCGAGAATATTCCCAACCGAGTTGAGAACAGTTGCTAGTGGGTCTACCAAAGTTCCGATAATAATAACTGCGGGGACAACATCGGGCGGGATTTTGTAAACCGAAATCATCAACATCTCGCCAATATAGCCGCCATTTGGGATTCCGCCGGCGACGGCGCTTACGAAAACTGTGATTCCGAGAGCCATTATGAGATTCATTGGTTCGAAGAAGTTCCAGCCAAGTAATTGGAAAGCAACATAAATCTTGATAATTGATGAAATGGAAGAACCATTTTTGTGAATGGTTGTTCCAATCGGAATGACGACATTAGCGATAGATGCAGGAATCCCCATTCTTTTGGCAGCCTCAATCGCGACAGGCATTGTTGCGAGACTGCTACAAGTACTAATAGCGGTTGCAGTTGGTAAAAGACTTTCTTTCCAAAAGGCTTTTACGCCATTTCCTGATTTCCAAATAAAAGCATAAAGACTAAAAAATACGATGAAGTAAATAGTTCCGGCGATGTAATATAACCCTAAAGGTTTGGCATAAAATCCGAACAGCTGAGGTCCGATGGTTCCTACTTGATAAGCGAAATAAGCGCCTAATCCAATTGGAGCGACTTTCATTATCAGTAACAAAAGCTGTTTCATTACTTCGTTGCCGGAAAGGATGAAGTTTTGGAATAGTTTTCCTTTTTCTCCCGACTTTCTGATGGATATTCCGACTAAAAACGAAAATACCAGCAATGCTAACATATTCTGTCTCGAGAACAAATGATAGAACTCGCTGACAGTGAAGAATCCTACAATCTGATCATTGATATTGGCATTGTTCTGGAGATTTTCTGATATGGTTTCGCTGATGTTTTTCGGTGTTTCGGTTGGAAAAAAGTAAACCATTATGATACAAAACGTAGCGGAAATCAAAATGAAACTTAAAAAAGTCAAAGCCATTGTTCCGATGATCTTGCCCAGTTGATTTTGTTGTTCGATGCCGGAAATGGCTGAGACAATCGCAAAAAATACCAATGGAATTACCGTTACGAATAACAAATTCAGGAAAATATCGCCAATAGGTTTCAAGTAGGTTACAAAATCAGGAGCGAAAATCCCGACAAGACTTCCAATGAAAATCCCAATGAGAAGCAGAATAATGTTGCTGTAGTTGTTCCAGAAAGATGATTTCATTCCCCAATTTTAATCAAAGATAATTATAAAATTGTTTGGAAATCAAATTGAGTTTGCTGGCCTGAGAATTAATGAAAATTGGAATGTTTTGTAATCCTCAGATAATCTTCTAAAACCTTCATTTGGTCTTTATTTCCTTTTTT encodes:
- a CDS encoding DUF779 domain-containing protein, whose product is METKDKISRLSVTEKALEVIWELEKKHGELMFYQAGGCCEGTQPQCFEKGGYFPRMNDAMIGTINGHEFWIDRDLFEYWKYSHFTLDVLEGWGPGGFSLETPLGKTFKVQYRLFTPEELQNLEPVKRSE
- a CDS encoding dicarboxylate/amino acid:cation symporter, translated to MKSSFWNNYSNIILLLIGIFIGSLVGIFAPDFVTYLKPIGDIFLNLLFVTVIPLVFFAIVSAISGIEQQNQLGKIIGTMALTFLSFILISATFCIIMVYFFPTETPKNISETISENLQNNANINDQIVGFFTVSEFYHLFSRQNMLALLVFSFLVGISIRKSGEKGKLFQNFILSGNEVMKQLLLLIMKVAPIGLGAYFAYQVGTIGPQLFGFYAKPLGLYYIAGTIYFIVFFSLYAFIWKSGNGVKAFWKESLLPTATAISTCSSLATMPVAIEAAKRMGIPASIANVVIPIGTTIHKNGSSISSIIKIYVAFQLLGWNFFEPMNLIMALGITVFVSAVAGGIPNGGYIGEMLMISVYKIPPDVVPAVIIIGTLVDPLATVLNSVGNILASMIVSKFVKTEIV